The following are from one region of the Nicotiana tabacum cultivar K326 chromosome 3, ASM71507v2, whole genome shotgun sequence genome:
- the LOC107825788 gene encoding E3 ubiquitin-protein ligase RMA1H1-like has protein sequence MAFEQYYANEWKSIPAPASDSDKTSACFDCNICLDFARDPVVTLCGHLYCWPCIYKWFHFQSDSLSSDERPQCPVCKAEISQKDLVPLYGRGETLPESEPENKLTLKVPPRPAAVGPLSLSNSVNPSQQLPHPNAYNPYTSYLNSSSSPSSFNFGSNTSVGVYHPVVGMFGEMVYARMFGNSESLYTYPNSYHLVGNSSSRLRRQEMQADKSLNRISLFLLCCFLLCLLLF, from the coding sequence ATGGCCTTCGAGCAGTATTATGCAAACGAGTGGAAATCGATCCCTGCTCCAGCATCAGACTCAGATAAGACTTCTGCCTGCTTTGATTGCAACATCTGCCTGGACTTTGCACGGGATCCGGTTGTTACACTTTGTGGCCATCTCTATTGTTGGCCCTGCATTTATAAGTGGTTTCACTTTCAGAGCGACTCTCTGTCTTCAGATGAACGCCCTCAATGCCCAGTTTGCAAGGCTGAAATCTCCCAAAAAGATTTAGTCCCTCTTTACGGGCGTGGGGAGACACTGCCTGAATCTGAGCCCGAAAACAAGCTCACCCTAAAAGTACCTCCCAGGCCAGCTGCTGTTGGTCCATTATCCTTGTCAAATTCTGTTAATCCTTCTCAGCAACTGCCACATCCTAATGCTTATAATCCGTATACGAGTTACCTCAACAGTTCATCATCGCCTTCTTCCTTCAACTTTGGAAGCAATACATCAGTTGGAGTCTATCATCCAGTTGTTGGAATGTTTGGAGAGATGGTCTATGCTAGGATGTTCGGGAACTCAGAGAGTTTATATACATATCCTAACTCATATCATCTAGTTGGAAATAGCAGCTCAAGATTGAGAAGACAGGAAATGCAGGCTGACAAGTCTCTCAATAGAATTTCCCTTTTCCTCTTATGCTGTTTTCTTCTTTGCCTCTTGTTATTCTAG